The Acidobacteriota bacterium sequence TTTCCAGCTCTGGTTTTGAACAACGGGCTTGGACAGGCACTGGCCTTTTTACGAGCCAAAAATAAAGATGAACATCAGGCTCTTTACAGCCATTTCTCAAGATGGGTCACCAGCCAGATTTATCGCACCAGTGATAATGAATTACTTGAACGTCTGATTGGGTCTCACAGCAACAGTTTGGATTACCGACACGCAACCACCGAAACCCTCGCCTTTGCCGGCTGGCTCAAACGGTTTGCAGAAGCTGAATTGAAATCTGAGGAGGATCAATCCCAATGAGGTATCCACTTCCTAAAGATACAGCAAGTGTTTTAACCATCCACAATCACCCAGGTCTGGAGTTGGATCGGTATTTGCAGATTTCTGATGACGGATGGGACCTCACGCTTGCGACCAAGAAAAAATCGCTTCCTCAGTGTAACTCCCCATTACTCAAGGCAGTGAATGCGCGATACACAGCCATGATCGAAAGTTACAAAAAAACGGGCCATCACCCAGGCCAGTTCACGGCTGTCACTGATTATCGCCTGGTCGTAGGATTTGGGGTTGAACACGTCCTGGAAACCAGTCTAAACCTGCATCGGATTTATGGAATTCCACTGATTCCCGGTAGTGCCTTGAAAGGTGTTGCCCGCGCCTGGGCATTTTGGGAAATCGCCCAGAAATTGAAAATTCCAGCAACTACCCCGGAAGAAAGGGCACAGCGGACGCAGGACCATAAGAGAACCCCCCTGCAACAATTAGACGACCTGCTTTCAACCGGTGAAACGCAAGAACAGCAACGACTTCTCGACCGCCTGAAACACGATGAACTTTGCAGGGAAGTTGAATCCATTCAGTCATTAAGCTTAGAACTGTGGCTGGAAACAGCCGGTCTGTTCAGTCAAGTTTTTGGAACAACGCGTCACCAGGGCGAGGTGATCTTCTTTGATGCTTACCCTAAACAGGCACCCAGGATTGAACTCGATATTCTCAACCCGCACTATGGTAAGTACTACAACTCACACAACCCACCCGCAGATTATGACAAGCCAATCCCCACCTTTTTTAGAGCTATTGGTGAAAATACTGCTTTCCATTTCGCCGTTTCAGCTAAAAACATAAACCTGGTGGAGACAGCAAAATACTGGCTGGTCCAGGCGGTGACTGATTTAGGTGTAGGTGGAAAAACGTCTGCTGGATATGGGTTTATGAAGAACATCCAGTGATTTAGTTCAGAGTTCCGCCTTCAGACGGGTTTCGTATCCCAAAGTTGATCTGAAGGAACACGGAGGCCGCCTAAAGGCGGAACTCTAAACTTTTTCCCGAAGAAAATGGCTGAAATCAAACAAATGGATTCAAAGGAGTCAGAGTATGCACCGAAAGCCATATTTTGTGTTGTCACCTTGTGGGACGAGCCTTTTCACAAACGTGGTCAGCAATGAAGAACGTCCGCTGGTCGCCAAATATGCCAATACAAAATCTTTTGACCAGATTCCTGAAGCTGATGCGGCTGTTTTGTCAAAGATTTTAGCCAGGGCGAACGATAAGCTGGCGGCTGCCGATGTGGCGGCTGTCGTACGGATTTCTGCTGAGTTAAACAGTATTGTTCGGCTGTATGGATCAATCATCAAGGGTCCCCAGGATGTTCACGTGCTGTTATGTACGGACACCTGGTTGGGGAATCAATCGGCTGAACTGGTAAAAGCCTGGCTTGAAAAGCACGAATTGCAAAACGTGCAGGTCAGACGCCAGACTGATTTGCAGACGGCCAGCCTTCAGGCATTTCAATGCGCACTTTCAGGGCTGGTGGAGTGGTGTGAGGAAACGGTGACCGGCTATCAACTGGCAAACTACCACGTGGTGTTTAATTTGACTGGTGGGTTTAAAAGCGTCCAGGGGTTTTTGCAAACCCTGGCCATGTTCTATGCCGATGAAACAATCTATGTATTTGAAACTGGAAATGAGTTGTTACGGATTCCACGACTCCCTATAAAGATGGATTTTGAAGCAACGATTTTGGGTCATCTGAATGTATTCCGAAGACTGAGTCAGGGGCTCAAAGTTACGGATTCTGAACATATTCCCGAAACGTTGTTGATGCAACTTGATGGAGACTTGACCCTTTCAGCCTGGGGAGATCTGGTTTGGAAACGATCCAAAAAGGACATTTATGAAAAGACACTGCACCCTTCCCCGTCTGAAAAGATTGTTTTTTCTCCCCAGTTTGAAAAAAGCATTGAGAATCTTCCCACAGATCGGCTTCTTCTCATCAATGAAAGAATTGACCAGCTTGCCAGATATCTGGAAATTGACCGGCCTCAAGGGCGACCTTCCCTCCGTGGTCTTGACTTCAAAGACGTGCAGAGAAACCCAAAACCACCCTCAACCCACGAACTAGACGCCTGGTCAGATAAAGACGCCAGGCGGATTTTCGGTCATTTTGAAGGACCAGTTTTTCACCTGGATAAATTGGATAAAGGACTCCATTAGAGGTTATAGATACCTTGTCATAAGTTTCCTGAGATATTGGATTTGGTAAGTGCTTGATTTTTTTCCGTGTTTTCCGTGTTTTCCGTGGTGAAAATGTCTGGAAATTTTCGGTAAGGTACTTACCATTTCGGAATAAGCACAGCGTATTACGAAAAAGCTAAGTTATTGAAAAAATTGAATTTTTCTGACC is a genomic window containing:
- the cmr5 gene encoding type III-B CRISPR module-associated protein Cmr5, producing MSRQRTIEQARATAAWNNIQEVKGQDFEAKYSSWAKKFPALVLNNGLGQALAFLRAKNKDEHQALYSHFSRWVTSQIYRTSDNELLERLIGSHSNSLDYRHATTETLAFAGWLKRFAEAELKSEEDQSQ
- the cmr6 gene encoding type III-B CRISPR module RAMP protein Cmr6; the protein is MRYPLPKDTASVLTIHNHPGLELDRYLQISDDGWDLTLATKKKSLPQCNSPLLKAVNARYTAMIESYKKTGHHPGQFTAVTDYRLVVGFGVEHVLETSLNLHRIYGIPLIPGSALKGVARAWAFWEIAQKLKIPATTPEERAQRTQDHKRTPLQQLDDLLSTGETQEQQRLLDRLKHDELCREVESIQSLSLELWLETAGLFSQVFGTTRHQGEVIFFDAYPKQAPRIELDILNPHYGKYYNSHNPPADYDKPIPTFFRAIGENTAFHFAVSAKNINLVETAKYWLVQAVTDLGVGGKTSAGYGFMKNIQ
- a CDS encoding putative CRISPR-associated protein, giving the protein MHRKPYFVLSPCGTSLFTNVVSNEERPLVAKYANTKSFDQIPEADAAVLSKILARANDKLAAADVAAVVRISAELNSIVRLYGSIIKGPQDVHVLLCTDTWLGNQSAELVKAWLEKHELQNVQVRRQTDLQTASLQAFQCALSGLVEWCEETVTGYQLANYHVVFNLTGGFKSVQGFLQTLAMFYADETIYVFETGNELLRIPRLPIKMDFEATILGHLNVFRRLSQGLKVTDSEHIPETLLMQLDGDLTLSAWGDLVWKRSKKDIYEKTLHPSPSEKIVFSPQFEKSIENLPTDRLLLINERIDQLARYLEIDRPQGRPSLRGLDFKDVQRNPKPPSTHELDAWSDKDARRIFGHFEGPVFHLDKLDKGLH